In Pseudobdellovibrio exovorus JSS, the genomic stretch AGTAAACTTTTTTCAAAGAATCCTTAGCATCACGAGTGATCAATTCTGCTTTTTGTTGAGCATCGTTAATGATCAACTTGGCTTCGCGTTCTGCGTCTGTGCGCATTTTCTCGGTCATTTGAGACGCTGAAGTGATCGTCGCCTTTAAGACTTGATCGCGATCCTTGTATTCAAGAAGTGTTAATTCTTTTTCTTTTAGAGTTTCACGTAGGGCATTGCGCTCTTGTAAAAGGGCATCCATCTGAGCTGCGATGACAGTTAAAAAATCCGAGACTTCGTCCGGATCATATCCCATCATTTTACGTTCAAATGTTTTATGTGCGATTTCTGAAGGGTAATGCTTCATAGGTTCCTCCGTGAACACTGATCTTTAGTATAGGGCAAAACAAACCCGACATCTACTATCTAGGTGAAATAACAGGAGGTTTTAAGAACTCTCTGGACCTAGGTCTAGCTAATCTAGAGCCACGGCCCAGCAGCGTCAGTTGAGGGCTATTTCTGAGTGCGCGAGATCTCTTTTGATCTCATGGCGGCTTTTTCAAAACTGATGCGCAAACCACGTTCAATTTCCAGCTCGCGCATAGAAGTCAGTCCCGCTGCCGTAACCCCTTTTTTAGAGGTCACGCGGGATTGCAGTTCTTCGATTTCGATGCCTTCAGATTGGGCGGCCAGTAGAGC encodes the following:
- a CDS encoding DivIVA domain-containing protein, whose protein sequence is MKHYPSEIAHKTFERKMMGYDPDEVSDFLTVIAAQMDALLQERNALRETLKEKELTLLEYKDRDQVLKATITSASQMTEKMRTDAEREAKLIINDAQQKAELITRDAKDSLKKVYSEISELKRTRMQFEANLKAMVQAHLSLLDQGQQFMPKMSLPELDMK